DNA sequence from the Aliidongia dinghuensis genome:
CGATGTCCTGATGCTCGCGACTGACCGATCGTTTGCAAGGACTCGCAATTCGGTCTACGCGCTCGGCCGCAGGGCGGAGGCGGGTCTCTCGATCGCTCACCTGCGCACCGTCGCGCGGGCGCTCAAGGCGTGGGGACTGGTCGAAAAATACGGTCTCAAAATCCTCGGCGACGACGAGCTCGCGGAGCATGACGATGCATGAGCGTACTGCCGCGTACGAATCCTTGGTCCAGAAGGCCGGGCTCGACCCGGCCGTCATTCGCGCGATCGATGTCAGCTCGCGCTACGGGCTCTGCACCGCCACGGTCCGGCGCGACCAGCGAGTCCACATCCCCGACCATGGGTTCGCCCATTTCATGGAGGACGAATCAGGCACCCCGATCGTGACGCTGCCGGACGGGATCGAGCACGACGGAACTCGTTTCGTCCCCTTTGTCGATCCCGCACTCGATCCTGCCCCCCAAGATGCCCGCGAATACTGGAAGCGCAGCGCGACGCTGGCGGCGAAGATCGCGACCTTCAAGGGGCGCCTGCAAGTCGCGGGAGGGCGGGAAAACGGATGGGTGCCGATCGTCGAGAGGCTGGTCGATGCGGTCTGCGTCGCGCTCGGCCCGTCGGACGCGGTGACGATCACCTTCGAGACGAGCTTCGGCTTGCTCGGAGCGTCGATCCACGCTGCTTGCCGGGACCCGGACGTCCGGTGCTATGTCCATGACCTCGGCCCATGGGCGGAAGCTGTCGCGATCGGCCAATGCATGGTGTCCGGCGAGCCCGGCTGGCGCGGCCCGGTTCATGTCGACGAGCCATGGGAATTCACGCTTTCGGATCGGATCCGCTCGCTGCCGGACCCTCTGGCGCACGAGCTCATCTACCCGCGACCGCAGGAAGAGGGCTGATGACCAGGTATCAGACAACGCGGAAGGAAACGGCCTCCAAGTAGGCCTCAAGGCTCCGCGCGACCTCAACTTCGACCGCCAGGAATTGCGGTCGTCTCCGACAATCTTGTGAGGACTCAGCATGACGAGCATCGTCAGGCAATGCCCCCGCTCGGCCGCCGATTGGTGCGCCGCTGATCAAGGATTTGTTCCAGTGAGCGGTCGATGACCGCGCCGCGCGAACTTGAGCATTCCGACCTGATCCTGTCGTCGCGACGGCCGCTCGAACTGAGGCTGGCCAAGGAATCGGAACTGGGGGCGATCACAAGCGCGATCGATGATGCCAAGCCCATCAAAGGAGTCATTCACACCTGGCAGGCGATCGCGATGGTCGATCCGGTCGCTGGCGCGGCAACCCTGCGCATAGTTGGGCTCTTTGAGGCGTGCCCCTGGATCACGTCGGACGCGCGCGAGCTGTCGCACGACCGGTCGCTCGTCCGGACACGCAACTCGGTTTACGCGCTGGGGCACCCCGTCGACGGCACCTTGTCGCCGTCACATCTACGAGCAGTTGTGTGGGCGCTCGATGAATGGGGGCTGGCGGACAGATATGGCCTGGAACTCATGAGCGAAATCGACATCGAGAGAGCCGTCCATGGCCGTCACGAATCCTAAGTCCTCCGTTCGCGTTGCGATCGCGTCCGATCTCCATTTGGAGTTCGGAGGCAATCCTCCGGACCTCGAAATCCTTGATGGCGACGCCGACCTCCTGGTCGCTGCGGGCGACATCGACGCGGGAACCCGAGCCGTCGATTGGCTTGCGACTTCGCCGGTGCCAGTTGTCTACATTATTGGCAACCATGAGTTGTACAATCGCGACGCCGAAAAAGGCCGCGCCGCGATCGCGCTCGCCGCTCGCGCGCATCCCCACGTGCACGTGCTCGACGACGACCGGATCGACTTCGATTTCGGCGGCGGGCGGCGTGTGCGAATCCTTGGTGGCACGCTCTGGACCGACTACAGGCTCTACGGCGAGAAGCAGCGTCTCCGCTGCATGCACGCGGCCGCGATCGGCATCAACGATCACCGGGTGATCCGGTTTCACGACGGACTCTGGTCTCCCTCGGACGCCGCCGCTGCATTCGATCGAACGCGTGATTTCCTTGAAGGGGAGCTCAAGAAATCCTTCGACGGCATCACGCTCGTCGTGACCCATCACGCGCCGACGCCCGAGGCTATCGACGGCCGGTACAGGGGAGGGGCCCTGTGCGCGGCATTCGCGAGCGATGTCGAGTCTTTGATGCCGTATGCGGATGGTTGGATCTACGGCCACACGCACAGCTCCATCGACATCGAGATCGATGGCTGCCGCATCGTCTCGAACCAACGGGGCTACAGCTGGGAGGCAAAGGGCTTCCAAATCCGAACCTTCGAATTCTCCAAGCGGACAGCAGGCATCGGGCCATGAATGATCTGTATGAGGAAACTCTTTTCGCGCGCTGGCCGGACCTCTACCGGGGGAGGTTCGAGCCGCTGACGGTCAACCTGATGGCCTTTGGCTGCGAGTGCAACGACGGCTGGTACGCTGTTCTGGACGCGTTGTCATGGGTGCTGACAACGCACGCTCGAGCGCTCGACCGGCCGCCGCCCATCGCAGTCCAAGTCAAGGAAAAGTACGGCGCTTTGCGATATTACGCGCACGGAGACGACGAGTTCGACGCCGGTGCGATCTCGATGGCGGAGGACTTGTCTGCAAGGATTTGCGAGATCTCGGGGGCGCCCGGGCGCCTTTGCACCCGAGGGGACTGGTACGCGACCTTTTCGCCGTCGGTTGCGGCCGAAAAGCGATTCCGCATGCTCGACGCCGACGAGCCGCTGCCGCCGGTGCCGTCAGAGGAGATCGGGCGAATCCTTCGCGAGCGATGGCCGACCGTGATCGACGGCGTGGTCGAGCTTCCACCAGGCTGGCTCGACATCGGCGACGCCCTGGCGAGCCGCCTCTCGCACAAAGGCTGGTACCCGGAGAGGCCCGCCACCCGCATCCTCGAGTTGCGCGAGATCGACGGCCTGCTGGCGGTCCGAATGGACGGCGGAGATGCCCGGGATCGCGGCGCCATCGCCATGGCCGCAGCGATGGCCGACCGTACCGACGCGTCGAGCGGCCGATCGCTCCTGCCTCCGACGCCCGACGAGAACTGAGCGTGACCGTCAAACCGGACGTCGAGGAACTCGACAGCGTCGATCTGCTTTCGTTGTGGCGGACCCGCCCGATCGCGAAGCTTGGCGAAGAGCTCGTCGGGCGGCTGGGGGCGGCGCTGATCGCCTTCGGGCGGACGGCGAACCCAGAGCTCGAGCCCGTGTTGCTGCGGGCCCAAGTGCGTGACGCGTTCGCGTGGATCGAGCTCGGCGAAATCCTTCGATCGACCGCGTGGTGGGATGACTGCGCGGGCACGCGCACTGCAAGTTCCTTCGACGCGCATTGTAGCTGCCTTCTTGTCGCCGCGGCCAACGGCTCGGAATGGGCCTCGGCGATGCTGGTCCTGCGTCTGGCCCGCCATGAGCTTGGCGCGGACGATCCGATCCGGCGCATCGAGCTGCTAAAGGCCCTTGCGAACCGATTTTCGCTGCCGACGGTCCGGCCCTTGGCTGCCCTAGATTATCTCGGCGTGCGCGACCACATTGAATCCGAGCTTCGAGAGCGTGGCGTTCGGCCAAAGGTCGCGCCCTCGGAACCGGCCGCGCGGACTGAGGCCGCGAACCCAACAGGTCCGTCGGTGGCCGTGCTTCTCGAGGCGCCTGAGCCCACGACCGACCGCGAAATGAAGACAATCGTCGACAGATACGGCGTGCTGACGCGGCCGGTCGCGCTGCGACAGGGGCCCGATCCCGATGCCTTGGCGGACGGGCTACTCGAGGCGTTTCCTTGGGCGACCGGGGCGATCGACGACGTGCGTGTCGAACTTCATCTCGCACATCGGATGGCCGGACCCATATTCCGGCTGCCGCCGATCCTGCTCGTCGGCGATCCGGGCGTCGGGAAATCGACGTTTCTCCGTCGCTTGAGCCAGTACTCGGGGATCCCGTCGGCCACGATCCTCG
Encoded proteins:
- a CDS encoding AAA family ATPase; its protein translation is MTVKPDVEELDSVDLLSLWRTRPIAKLGEELVGRLGAALIAFGRTANPELEPVLLRAQVRDAFAWIELGEILRSTAWWDDCAGTRTASSFDAHCSCLLVAAANGSEWASAMLVLRLARHELGADDPIRRIELLKALANRFSLPTVRPLAALDYLGVRDHIESELRERGVRPKVAPSEPAARTEAANPTGPSVAVLLEAPEPTTDREMKTIVDRYGVLTRPVALRQGPDPDALADGLLEAFPWATGAIDDVRVELHLAHRMAGPIFRLPPILLVGDPGVGKSTFLRRLSQYSGIPSATILGAGVTDNRLLAGTAKGWSSATPSFPLAAIRRHMLANPIIVVEDVDRAGGSGRNGRIQDTLVSMLDPSTASAWLDECLQVPADLTHISWFLTANRLDRVDPAVRARCRIIHFPRPRPEDFEVLLAGMLDDLANEYETAVNVLPELPGEVVDEMRSAFQTGRLQARQLAGLVRRAVALEAAAERAAPH
- a CDS encoding metallophosphoesterase, whose product is MAVTNPKSSVRVAIASDLHLEFGGNPPDLEILDGDADLLVAAGDIDAGTRAVDWLATSPVPVVYIIGNHELYNRDAEKGRAAIALAARAHPHVHVLDDDRIDFDFGGGRRVRILGGTLWTDYRLYGEKQRLRCMHAAAIGINDHRVIRFHDGLWSPSDAAAAFDRTRDFLEGELKKSFDGITLVVTHHAPTPEAIDGRYRGGALCAAFASDVESLMPYADGWIYGHTHSSIDIEIDGCRIVSNQRGYSWEAKGFQIRTFEFSKRTAGIGP